The Flavobacterium marginilacus genome window below encodes:
- the nudK gene encoding GDP-mannose pyrophosphatase NudK, whose protein sequence is MDNPKYKIQKTELLSDNWYILNKVTVDYQKKDGTWDTQVREVYDRGNGAAILLYNKHKETVILTRQFRLPSYMNGNKSGLMIEVCAGLLDEDNPEACIIRETEEETGYRIQKVKKVFEAYMSPGAVTEILHYFIGEYDISMKVNEGGGLANEHEEIEVLEIPFDQAYVMIESGEIKDAKTIMLLQYAKIHNLVS, encoded by the coding sequence ATGGACAATCCTAAGTACAAAATACAGAAAACCGAATTACTTTCGGACAACTGGTACATCCTGAACAAAGTAACTGTTGATTATCAAAAAAAAGACGGAACATGGGACACTCAGGTACGTGAAGTGTATGACAGAGGCAATGGAGCTGCAATTTTACTGTACAACAAACACAAAGAAACTGTTATTCTGACACGGCAGTTTAGACTGCCCAGCTATATGAACGGTAACAAAAGCGGTTTAATGATAGAAGTCTGTGCTGGACTTTTGGACGAAGACAACCCAGAAGCCTGCATTATCCGTGAAACGGAAGAAGAAACGGGCTACCGCATCCAAAAAGTTAAAAAAGTTTTTGAAGCCTATATGTCGCCTGGAGCGGTAACCGAAATTCTGCATTACTTCATAGGCGAATATGACATCAGCATGAAAGTAAATGAAGGCGGAGGACTGGCAAACGAACACGAAGAAATTGAGGTCCTCGAGATTCCTTTTGACCAAGCGTATGTCATGATAGAATCTGGCGAAATAAAAGATGCAAAAACTATTATGTTACTGCAGTATGCTAAAATCCATAATTTGGTATCCTAA
- a CDS encoding family 43 glycosylhydrolase, with product MLKKKLVYSLIAFAFAGIIFAQKDIEINAPGAKNPILPGWFADPTIKKFGDIYYIYATTDNEMLASGAPTVWYSKDFKNWYNYVMEIPSFSAKAITNFWAPDIIEGEDGKYYLYFGNCEIGCNIYGYVSDTPVGPWKKLSENDTPVISNGFPREGFPSLDAQFFKDTDGKIYGYWGTWVHYNGGYAVGELNKKTMGEMMHSVNIPLEQTPAPFEAAYMMKKGSKYILMYSGASCHDETYNVRYSYSDSPYGPFTPGKNNPILSTNEDKTVHGPGHHSVLKENDDYYIVYHKHDYPMTRGGLARQVCIDKMIFENDSTIKKVVPSSKGIGDLLKSDVPDDIAFMAKTTASSFYHLKSLQYDYEYKPSFATDDNNATMWKAADNTTPQHLTIDLGTAQKIKRIMTQFEFASYYYQYKLEYSADGNKWNMYADKSNNHTAGSPMIDDNDVTARYIKLTVLTTEKAGLYAAVWNIKVYSSLFEIPLQLKNRKSDKDPAIKSTKKLLVDLDANRIQGNSIVTGIENKGSIGGIFTKSGEVSLEKKDGIKVFNFTNGALTLDKPVPKSLAWNGSYTVAVWVKNPVVSNEGEILASWCDRTEFGLANSYNALAYNSGNYGAGVHLDGHFDMRYNKVPLADKWHHIVLTFDGVVENVYVDGILDNSQNMLLSSAIDKAKIIIGASDIGENFSGFMVSLRMYDYALNQGDVMNLMKKTKPQMK from the coding sequence ATGCTGAAAAAGAAACTAGTATACAGCCTTATTGCATTTGCATTTGCGGGAATAATTTTCGCCCAAAAGGACATTGAAATAAATGCCCCTGGAGCAAAAAATCCGATTTTACCAGGCTGGTTTGCCGATCCTACCATTAAAAAGTTTGGTGATATTTATTATATCTATGCCACTACAGATAATGAAATGCTGGCATCGGGGGCTCCCACAGTCTGGTACAGCAAAGACTTTAAAAACTGGTATAATTATGTAATGGAGATTCCTTCTTTTTCGGCAAAAGCGATTACTAATTTTTGGGCTCCCGACATAATTGAAGGGGAGGACGGTAAATATTATCTGTATTTTGGAAACTGTGAAATAGGCTGTAATATTTATGGATATGTTTCAGATACGCCTGTAGGGCCTTGGAAAAAATTAAGTGAAAATGACACACCCGTGATTTCAAATGGATTTCCAAGAGAAGGTTTTCCTTCGCTGGACGCACAGTTTTTTAAAGACACTGACGGCAAAATATACGGATATTGGGGGACCTGGGTGCATTACAATGGCGGGTATGCTGTGGGTGAATTAAATAAAAAGACAATGGGTGAAATGATGCATTCAGTTAATATACCATTGGAACAGACGCCGGCTCCGTTTGAAGCGGCTTATATGATGAAGAAAGGGTCGAAGTACATTTTGATGTATTCCGGTGCGTCCTGTCATGACGAGACCTACAATGTGCGGTATTCTTATTCGGATTCACCTTATGGGCCTTTTACTCCCGGAAAAAACAACCCGATTCTTAGCACCAATGAGGATAAGACAGTTCATGGCCCGGGACATCATTCGGTTTTGAAGGAGAATGATGATTACTACATTGTGTATCATAAGCACGATTACCCAATGACCAGAGGCGGGCTTGCGAGACAGGTCTGCATTGATAAAATGATTTTTGAAAATGATTCGACTATAAAAAAAGTGGTACCATCGAGTAAGGGAATAGGTGATTTGTTGAAATCTGATGTCCCTGATGATATTGCTTTTATGGCAAAAACAACAGCTTCGTCATTTTATCATTTGAAATCGCTTCAGTATGATTATGAGTACAAGCCTTCGTTTGCCACTGATGATAACAATGCAACGATGTGGAAAGCGGCTGATAATACCACTCCTCAGCATCTGACCATCGATTTGGGTACAGCCCAAAAAATAAAAAGGATAATGACCCAATTTGAATTTGCCAGTTATTATTATCAATACAAACTGGAATACTCAGCGGATGGAAACAAATGGAATATGTATGCGGATAAATCGAATAACCATACAGCCGGAAGCCCAATGATTGATGATAATGACGTAACTGCCCGTTATATTAAATTAACGGTTTTGACTACAGAAAAAGCAGGACTTTATGCTGCGGTTTGGAACATTAAAGTATACAGTTCATTGTTTGAGATTCCGCTGCAGCTGAAAAACAGAAAATCAGACAAAGATCCTGCAATAAAAAGCACAAAGAAATTATTGGTCGATCTTGATGCCAATAGAATTCAAGGAAATTCAATCGTTACAGGCATCGAAAATAAAGGGTCAATCGGAGGGATTTTCACCAAAAGCGGAGAGGTTTCTTTGGAAAAAAAAGATGGAATTAAGGTTTTTAATTTTACAAACGGTGCTTTGACTCTGGATAAACCAGTGCCTAAAAGTCTGGCCTGGAACGGTTCTTATACAGTGGCGGTCTGGGTTAAAAATCCCGTAGTGTCAAATGAAGGGGAAATTTTGGCTTCTTGGTGTGACAGAACCGAATTTGGTTTGGCAAATTCATACAATGCTTTGGCATACAACAGCGGAAATTATGGAGCTGGAGTGCATCTGGATGGGCATTTCGATATGAGATATAATAAAGTGCCACTGGCTGATAAATGGCATCATATCGTTTTGACTTTTGATGGTGTTGTGGAGAACGTTTATGTGGATGGTATTTTGGACAATTCGCAAAACATGCTTTTGTCATCAGCTATTGATAAAGCAAAAATCATAATTGGGGCATCAGATATTGGTGAAAATTTCTCTGGCTTTATGGTTTCGCTGCGTATGTATGATTATGCGCTTAATCAGGGAGATGTAATGAACCTCATGAAGAAAACGAAGCCTCAGATGAAATAA
- a CDS encoding NAD(P)-dependent oxidoreductase, producing MKIAIIGATGFVGSAILNELAGRNHEITAIARTPKDTSDAKWVAADIFNTDSLAETLKGNDIIVNAYNPGWTNPNIHDEFIAGSKAIQEAVKKSGIKRFITIGGAGSLYIAPDVQLVDTAEFPKEYYEAASAAREYLNIIKEEKELDWAFFSPAIEMHQGITTGRTGKYRLGLENPVFNEEQRSILSVEDLAVVIADEAENPKHHQVRFTAAY from the coding sequence ATGAAAATCGCTATTATTGGAGCTACAGGATTTGTAGGATCCGCAATTTTAAATGAATTAGCAGGCAGAAACCATGAAATTACTGCTATTGCAAGAACCCCAAAAGATACTTCTGATGCTAAATGGGTAGCAGCCGATATCTTTAATACAGATTCTTTGGCAGAAACCTTAAAAGGAAACGATATTATTGTTAATGCATACAATCCAGGCTGGACGAACCCAAATATCCACGATGAATTTATTGCAGGATCCAAAGCTATTCAGGAAGCTGTAAAAAAATCAGGGATAAAAAGATTCATCACCATTGGCGGTGCCGGAAGTTTATACATTGCACCAGATGTACAGCTAGTTGATACTGCAGAATTTCCAAAAGAATATTACGAAGCTGCTTCGGCCGCAAGAGAATATTTAAACATCATTAAAGAAGAAAAAGAATTAGACTGGGCTTTTTTCAGTCCTGCTATCGAAATGCATCAGGGAATCACAACAGGACGAACAGGAAAATATAGATTGGGTCTAGAAAATCCGGTTTTTAACGAAGAACAGCGAAGCATACTTTCAGTCGAAGATTTAGCAGTGGTTATTGCTGACGAAGCAGAAAACCCAAAACATCATCAGGTTCGTTTTACTGCAGCTTATTAA
- a CDS encoding RrF2 family transcriptional regulator — translation MISGKFAITIHILTLLSKFPDDYLSSDFIAGSMNVHPVLVRKEIANLKKNNIVESKEGKNGGTRLLKSTSKITLDDIFKMTFDTVTLGFSKNEPNPDCPIGRQINKNLENLYEDINQTIGSQLSEITLEDFSNKF, via the coding sequence ATGATTTCAGGTAAATTTGCCATAACAATTCACATTCTGACTTTGCTTTCTAAATTTCCAGATGATTATCTATCATCAGATTTTATTGCGGGCAGTATGAATGTTCACCCGGTTTTGGTCAGAAAAGAAATTGCAAACCTGAAAAAAAACAATATTGTAGAAAGCAAAGAAGGCAAAAACGGTGGTACGCGCCTGTTGAAATCGACATCAAAAATCACTTTGGATGACATTTTCAAAATGACTTTTGATACCGTAACATTAGGTTTTTCTAAAAACGAACCAAATCCAGATTGCCCTATTGGCAGACAAATCAATAAAAATTTAGAGAATTTATATGAAGATATCAACCAGACAATCGGCTCACAGCTGAGCGAAATCACACTGGAAGATTTTTCCAATAAATTTTAG
- a CDS encoding DUF6055 domain-containing protein yields MQQNKTLIKNLTCLLCFAFFVGFSKELKEKELYLPKKVWMIPDDNDYKNPNSDYNFNYMVTSENIAIFWHKDYGKNPMSNPEESERFNPDRMLIECERIYDIYVNKLKLVESGNSLVNKYKILVYVFKGEEKTAFGGGEEDKVGIFWTPAVRVHKEPYGVLAHELGHSFQYLSHADTGKGTDGVIQEMSAQYMLWQVYPDWMTFENYHLTDYLKGTYYGFLHPYNMYHSPYVIEYWSEKRGKDFFGKLMRNTQEGEDPVMTYKRLNALTQEQFNDEIFDASRKFITWDLKRIDSVAKPYANKHYTKVDKMQNGWYKIDSINCPQNYGYNGIKLTVPKFGTKIKLNFEGIAGADGFSKVKAEKAGWRYGFVAQLKNGDRVYSEIFKKSAGKASFTVPKNTEHLWLVVSGAPTQHWPRPNRWGDNPDKTPDEQWPYQFQLFGTVPEIN; encoded by the coding sequence ATGCAGCAAAATAAAACTCTGATAAAAAATTTAACTTGCTTACTTTGTTTTGCATTTTTCGTCGGTTTTTCTAAAGAATTGAAGGAGAAAGAATTATATCTTCCTAAAAAAGTCTGGATGATTCCTGATGATAATGATTATAAAAATCCAAATAGTGACTATAATTTTAATTATATGGTCACTTCAGAAAACATTGCAATCTTTTGGCATAAAGATTATGGGAAGAATCCAATGTCCAATCCCGAAGAATCAGAGCGTTTCAACCCTGATCGAATGTTGATTGAATGCGAAAGGATTTACGATATCTATGTCAATAAGCTAAAACTGGTGGAATCAGGTAATTCACTTGTAAATAAATACAAGATTTTGGTCTATGTATTCAAAGGTGAGGAAAAGACGGCTTTCGGTGGAGGAGAGGAAGATAAAGTTGGAATTTTTTGGACACCTGCGGTTCGTGTGCACAAAGAACCTTACGGAGTTTTGGCGCATGAATTGGGACACAGTTTTCAGTATTTAAGCCACGCCGATACAGGAAAAGGCACCGATGGAGTTATACAGGAAATGTCTGCACAGTATATGCTTTGGCAGGTATATCCTGACTGGATGACTTTTGAAAATTATCATTTGACGGATTATTTAAAAGGAACTTATTATGGTTTTCTGCATCCATATAATATGTATCATTCTCCTTATGTAATTGAATATTGGTCAGAGAAACGGGGAAAAGACTTTTTCGGAAAACTGATGCGGAATACTCAGGAAGGAGAAGATCCCGTAATGACATACAAACGCTTGAATGCACTCACACAAGAACAGTTTAATGATGAAATATTTGATGCCAGCCGAAAATTTATAACTTGGGATTTAAAAAGAATTGATTCTGTTGCCAAGCCTTATGCTAACAAGCATTACACCAAAGTTGATAAAATGCAAAATGGCTGGTATAAGATTGATTCAATCAATTGTCCTCAAAACTATGGCTACAATGGAATTAAGCTGACTGTTCCGAAATTTGGAACTAAAATAAAATTGAATTTTGAGGGAATTGCAGGAGCAGATGGATTTTCAAAAGTGAAAGCTGAAAAAGCGGGCTGGCGTTATGGTTTTGTGGCTCAATTAAAAAATGGAGACCGGGTGTATAGTGAAATTTTCAAAAAGAGTGCTGGTAAAGCTTCTTTTACAGTCCCAAAAAACACCGAACATTTATGGCTAGTTGTTTCCGGTGCTCCCACCCAACATTGGCCTCGGCCTAACAGATGGGGCGACAATCCAGACAAAACACCGGACGAGCAATGGCCTTATCAGTTTCAGTTATTTGGTACGGTTCCTGAGATTAATTAG
- a CDS encoding AEC family transporter, which translates to MYNIILIFVCLLAGIFLQKVKRLPINLYKKLNYIVIYFCLPSLALFYIPKIVLDTKLLYPIGVTWIGFTTAILFFSLLGARLKWSRKLTGCMIMTAGFSNTSFLGFPIIQALYGNEGLKMAILVDQPGTFVVLSTLGVFIATLYSTGSPNGLEIIKKILFFPPFIAFLLACFMNVFHFDFHEYIQFGLQKAGSVMTPLAMLSVGLQLQFDRKSKHFKFLGLGLVYKLIMTPALIYLLYVVIMKQHSQMIQVSVMEAAMAPMISSSIIASSYGLKPRLCSMMIGFGIPISFFTLVFWYFVANFIL; encoded by the coding sequence ATGTATAATATCATTTTAATCTTCGTTTGTTTATTAGCCGGTATTTTTTTACAAAAAGTAAAGCGTTTACCGATCAATTTATATAAGAAGCTGAATTATATTGTTATTTATTTTTGCCTTCCCTCATTAGCCTTATTTTACATTCCAAAAATTGTGCTGGATACAAAATTACTGTACCCGATTGGCGTTACCTGGATAGGGTTTACAACAGCAATTTTGTTTTTTAGTCTGTTGGGGGCGCGGTTAAAATGGTCCAGAAAACTGACAGGCTGCATGATTATGACTGCGGGTTTTAGTAATACGTCTTTTTTAGGATTTCCAATTATTCAGGCTCTGTACGGGAATGAAGGATTGAAAATGGCTATTCTGGTCGATCAGCCGGGGACATTTGTCGTGCTTTCCACTTTGGGAGTTTTTATCGCCACTTTATATTCTACCGGAAGCCCAAACGGACTGGAGATTATCAAAAAAATACTTTTTTTTCCGCCGTTTATTGCATTTCTGCTGGCCTGTTTTATGAATGTTTTTCATTTTGATTTTCATGAATATATTCAGTTTGGCCTGCAGAAGGCGGGGAGTGTAATGACGCCTTTAGCAATGCTTTCGGTAGGACTGCAGCTGCAGTTTGACAGAAAGAGCAAGCATTTCAAATTTTTGGGATTAGGACTTGTCTATAAATTAATCATGACTCCGGCTTTAATTTATCTGCTGTATGTTGTGATTATGAAGCAGCATTCGCAGATGATTCAGGTATCGGTTATGGAAGCAGCGATGGCTCCGATGATTTCGTCTAGTATTATTGCTTCTTCTTATGGTTTAAAGCCTCGATTGTGCAGTATGATGATCGGTTTTGGAATTCCTATTTCTTTTTTCACATTAGTGTTTTGGTATTTTGTTGCCAATTTCATTTTATGA
- a CDS encoding alpha-galactosidase — MKQLLFSFLTLLCSSIQAQEMIRIETESSALVLKIGKNKKLYQTYFGTKLNNGSEYEFISKENTKKFVINDGNPLIDLRHLAYPTFGTDNLFEPAIRIKHNDGNPSLELEYQNHNSAKIDANTTETVIRLKDPQYPVFVDLHYKVFYKENVIESWTEIQHQEKKPVMLYNYASSALHLDADKYWLTQFYSDVVEEMRMEESQLTRGSKVIDSKLGVRTNMFASPNFFLSLNSKSGENTGEVIAGTIAWSGNFKHKFEIDNNNELRIVSGINEFASEYNLEPKEIFKTPAFIYTFSNNGKGQASRNLHSWARKYGLKDGEKSRLTLLNNWETTFFDFDQNKLANMFTDAKTLGVDMFLLDDGWFGNKYPRSGSTSGLGDWQATKAKLPDGIGFLLEQAKKTDVKFGIWIEPEMINEKTELYEKHPDWVLSLPNREKSFYRTQLVLDLCNPKVQDFVFKVVDDIMQTQSGVAFFKWDCNRMMTSAYSTYLKNQQSHLFIDYTKGLYKVLDRIKSKYPNLPMMLCAGGGGRSDYGMLNYFTEFWASDNTDPFDRIFIQWGYSNFYPALAVCNHVTSMGNQSIKFRTDVTMMGKLGFDIHVGGLKDDELKYCQEAVANYKRLSPAIWQGELYRLVSPYEDSRAVLMYVNENKTKSVLFSYTLHPLTDPNYGLVRLEGLDAKKMYKVEEINVMPKGKKTFEESGTVYSGDFLMKIGLKVSSSRQENSVVLEITAVE, encoded by the coding sequence ATGAAGCAATTATTATTCTCATTCTTAACTCTGCTGTGTTCCTCAATTCAGGCGCAAGAAATGATTCGCATTGAAACGGAAAGTTCAGCTCTTGTTTTAAAAATAGGTAAGAACAAAAAGCTTTATCAGACTTATTTTGGAACTAAGCTCAATAACGGTTCAGAGTATGAATTCATTTCGAAAGAAAACACCAAAAAGTTTGTCATAAACGACGGCAATCCTTTAATCGATCTGCGTCATCTGGCTTACCCGACTTTTGGCACAGATAATTTATTTGAACCCGCCATCCGTATAAAGCACAACGACGGAAATCCTTCATTGGAATTGGAATATCAAAATCATAATTCTGCAAAAATAGATGCCAATACTACGGAAACTGTCATTCGCTTAAAAGATCCTCAATATCCTGTATTTGTTGATCTTCACTATAAAGTTTTTTACAAGGAAAATGTAATCGAATCGTGGACAGAAATTCAGCATCAGGAGAAAAAACCGGTGATGCTTTATAATTATGCTTCTTCAGCATTGCATTTGGATGCCGATAAATACTGGCTGACCCAATTTTACAGCGATGTTGTCGAAGAGATGCGAATGGAAGAAAGCCAGCTTACCAGAGGCAGTAAAGTTATCGACTCCAAACTGGGAGTGCGGACCAATATGTTTGCTTCACCCAATTTTTTTCTTTCGCTTAATTCAAAATCAGGTGAAAATACAGGCGAAGTTATTGCTGGTACCATAGCTTGGTCGGGTAACTTTAAGCATAAGTTTGAGATTGATAATAATAATGAACTGCGAATCGTTTCAGGTATCAATGAATTTGCTTCAGAATACAATTTGGAACCCAAAGAAATATTCAAAACACCAGCTTTTATTTATACGTTTTCCAATAACGGAAAAGGGCAGGCTAGCCGAAATCTGCACAGTTGGGCAAGAAAATACGGTCTGAAAGACGGTGAAAAATCACGTCTTACTTTGCTGAATAATTGGGAGACAACTTTTTTTGATTTTGATCAAAATAAATTGGCTAATATGTTTACCGATGCCAAAACATTGGGAGTTGATATGTTTTTACTCGATGACGGCTGGTTTGGGAATAAATATCCAAGAAGCGGTTCTACTTCAGGTTTGGGAGATTGGCAGGCGACTAAAGCAAAACTTCCCGATGGGATTGGTTTTCTATTGGAACAAGCCAAAAAAACAGATGTGAAATTCGGAATTTGGATTGAACCTGAAATGATTAATGAAAAAACCGAATTGTATGAGAAGCACCCTGACTGGGTATTGAGTCTTCCAAATAGAGAAAAGAGTTTTTATAGAACACAATTGGTTCTTGATTTATGTAATCCAAAAGTGCAGGATTTTGTGTTTAAGGTGGTCGATGATATTATGCAGACACAGTCGGGTGTGGCTTTCTTTAAATGGGACTGTAATCGAATGATGACCAGTGCGTATTCGACTTATTTAAAAAATCAGCAATCCCATTTGTTTATTGATTACACCAAGGGATTGTACAAAGTTTTGGACCGAATAAAGTCGAAATACCCGAATCTGCCAATGATGCTCTGCGCCGGAGGAGGAGGCAGGTCGGATTATGGAATGCTGAATTATTTCACCGAGTTTTGGGCGAGCGATAATACCGATCCTTTTGACCGTATTTTTATTCAGTGGGGATATTCTAATTTTTATCCGGCATTGGCGGTTTGCAATCACGTTACTTCTATGGGGAATCAATCCATAAAGTTTAGAACCGATGTGACCATGATGGGTAAACTGGGTTTTGATATTCATGTTGGAGGCCTTAAGGACGACGAATTGAAATATTGTCAGGAGGCAGTTGCCAATTACAAACGATTAAGTCCAGCAATCTGGCAGGGAGAATTGTACCGATTGGTTTCGCCTTATGAGGACAGCAGGGCAGTATTGATGTATGTCAATGAAAATAAAACGAAGTCGGTGCTTTTTTCATATACCCTGCATCCACTGACAGATCCTAATTATGGTTTGGTCAGATTAGAGGGGCTTGATGCCAAAAAAATGTATAAAGTAGAAGAAATCAATGTAATGCCAAAAGGGAAAAAGACTTTTGAAGAATCAGGAACTGTATATTCGGGTGATTTCCTCATGAAAATCGGATTGAAAGTTTCTTCTTCCCGTCAGGAAAACAGTGTAGTGCTCGAAATTACCGCTGTGGAATAG
- the meaB gene encoding methylmalonyl Co-A mutase-associated GTPase MeaB yields the protein MSVQKTNSSTLKLKSGVSHQETISLNAIRQIKESRKKQPSASELIEGILSKNITALSRAITLIESTNNDHLAKANEIIQGCLPHTNNSLRIGITGVPGVGKSTFIEAFGKHLTSLGKKAAVLAVDPSSTISHGSILGDKTRMEELVKDENAFIRPSASGETLGGVARKTRETITLCEAFGFDVILIETVGVGQSETAVHSMVDFFLLLKIAGAGDELQGIKRGIMEMADAVIINKADGDNIKKAQAAKLEFNRALHLFSPKKSGWIPTVSTCSALTREGIDTVWQTILNYFELVKSNHYFEEKRKEQNISWMMETIDEQLKNNFHNQPRITELLNSTKKAVDNNEISPFAAAQILLDNYFKNKE from the coding sequence TTGTCAGTCCAAAAAACAAATTCAAGCACTTTAAAACTAAAATCCGGTGTTTCCCATCAAGAAACAATCAGCTTGAATGCTATACGCCAAATCAAAGAGTCAAGAAAAAAACAGCCTTCAGCATCAGAATTAATCGAAGGAATTTTATCCAAAAATATAACAGCTCTGAGCCGTGCCATCACCTTGATTGAAAGCACTAATAACGATCATTTAGCCAAAGCAAATGAAATTATCCAAGGCTGTCTTCCCCATACTAATAACTCCCTGCGTATAGGCATCACAGGTGTTCCGGGCGTTGGCAAAAGCACTTTCATTGAAGCTTTTGGAAAACATTTGACAAGTTTAGGAAAAAAAGCTGCAGTTCTTGCCGTTGACCCCAGCAGTACCATTTCGCACGGGAGCATTCTCGGCGATAAAACCCGAATGGAAGAATTGGTAAAAGACGAAAATGCTTTTATCCGCCCATCGGCATCAGGAGAAACTCTTGGCGGTGTTGCCCGCAAAACAAGAGAAACGATTACGCTTTGCGAAGCCTTTGGATTTGATGTTATCTTAATCGAAACTGTAGGCGTAGGACAAAGCGAAACAGCGGTTCACAGTATGGTCGATTTCTTTTTACTATTAAAAATTGCCGGCGCCGGCGATGAACTTCAAGGCATCAAACGCGGTATTATGGAAATGGCCGATGCAGTTATAATCAATAAAGCAGATGGAGATAATATCAAGAAAGCGCAAGCGGCAAAACTAGAATTCAACCGAGCCCTTCATTTATTTTCTCCAAAAAAATCAGGATGGATTCCTACGGTTTCAACCTGCAGTGCTTTGACCAGAGAAGGAATTGATACAGTCTGGCAGACAATTTTGAATTATTTCGAATTAGTGAAGTCAAATCATTATTTTGAAGAAAAAAGAAAAGAGCAGAATATCTCCTGGATGATGGAAACCATTGATGAACAATTAAAAAATAATTTTCACAATCAGCCAAGAATCACTGAACTATTAAATTCCACAAAGAAAGCAGTTGATAATAATGAAATTTCACCTTTTGCTGCAGCTCAGATCTTATTGGATAATTATTTTAAAAACAAAGAATGA
- a CDS encoding M24 family metallopeptidase, whose product MTIGVGGSSVGIELEKIENRIHNVKSIQLNEYSERIQKAVRLMKEHSVKVLYLNAGTNLYYFTGTLWSASERMVGALLFDDGSLEYIVPKFEEGTFKKYMKVQSTINCWEEHESPYLLISKLLEDKNISDGSIAIDESSPYFLADGISKANRSFDFINAQQVTAGCRMQKSKNEIAIIQKAKDITIEVQKAAARILRPGITVGEVVDFVNKAHIKAGIVSGSYFCIVLFGDDTQYPHGVSVPQPLKENEAVIIDTGCKLEGYLSDITRSYAYGEASDVYRTFWNLEKKTQQSAFEAAQIGSFCGSVDDAARKTLAEAGLSSDYNLPGLPHRVGHGTGLDIHEYPYLVRGSEIKLLEGMVISNEPMICVPGKFGIRHEDHFYMTENGPKWFTTPMQSVDNPFGY is encoded by the coding sequence ATGACAATAGGTGTAGGCGGTTCATCAGTGGGCATTGAATTGGAAAAAATAGAAAACAGAATTCACAATGTGAAGTCTATTCAGCTGAATGAATATTCGGAACGGATTCAAAAAGCGGTGCGGTTAATGAAAGAGCATTCTGTGAAGGTTCTTTATCTAAACGCTGGGACCAATCTGTATTATTTTACGGGAACTCTTTGGAGTGCTTCGGAAAGAATGGTGGGCGCACTGTTGTTTGATGATGGTTCTCTGGAATATATAGTTCCAAAATTTGAAGAAGGCACTTTCAAAAAATACATGAAAGTTCAATCGACAATTAATTGCTGGGAAGAGCATGAATCTCCTTATTTATTGATTAGTAAATTATTGGAGGATAAAAATATTAGTGACGGCTCAATTGCCATTGATGAGTCGTCACCTTATTTTTTGGCTGATGGAATTTCAAAAGCAAATAGATCATTTGATTTTATTAATGCCCAGCAGGTTACTGCAGGCTGCAGAATGCAAAAATCCAAAAATGAGATTGCGATAATTCAAAAAGCAAAAGACATTACGATCGAGGTTCAAAAAGCTGCTGCCAGGATATTAAGACCCGGTATTACTGTTGGAGAAGTTGTGGATTTTGTTAATAAAGCACACATTAAAGCGGGAATAGTTTCCGGTTCTTATTTCTGTATTGTTTTGTTTGGCGATGACACCCAATATCCTCATGGGGTTTCAGTTCCTCAGCCGTTAAAAGAAAATGAAGCTGTTATCATTGATACCGGCTGTAAACTGGAAGGATATCTTTCGGATATTACCAGATCATATGCTTATGGCGAAGCTTCTGATGTATACAGAACCTTTTGGAATTTGGAAAAGAAAACGCAGCAGTCCGCTTTTGAAGCAGCACAGATTGGTTCTTTCTGCGGATCGGTAGATGATGCTGCCCGAAAAACATTGGCAGAAGCAGGGTTAAGTTCTGATTATAATTTACCCGGATTGCCTCACAGGGTTGGTCACGGAACCGGACTCGATATTCATGAATATCCGTATTTAGTCAGAGGAAGTGAAATAAAACTGCTTGAAGGAATGGTGATAAGCAATGAACCAATGATATGTGTCCCAGGAAAATTTGGAATCCGGCATGAAGACCATTTTTACATGACCGAAAACGGACCGAAGTGGTTTACCACTCCCATGCAGAGTGTGGACAATCCTTTTGGGTATTAA